Proteins found in one Thermus hydrothermalis genomic segment:
- the fabF gene encoding beta-ketoacyl-ACP synthase II → MRRVVVTGLGALTPIGVGQEAFHKAQLEGRSGVRPITRFDASALPVRIAAEVDVDPEAFLDKKEIKRLDRFAQYALIAAELALKDAGLEPGALDPERVGTLVGTGIGGMETWEAQSKVFLERGPNRLSPFFIPMMIANMASAHIAMRYGFMGPSTTAVTACATGSDAIGQAFRMIQWGEADVVLAGGTEAAITPMAIGAFAVMRALSTRNEEPHKASRPFTLSRDGFVMGEGAGVLVLEAYEHALKRGARVYAEIVGFGRSADAHHITEPHPEGKGAALAMRRALEDAQVPPEAVGYINAHGTSTPVGDRAEVLAIKQVFGEHAKRLMVSSTKSMIGHLLGAAGAVEAIATVQALYHGVIPPTINLEDPDPELDLDFVPEPREAKVDYALSNSFAFGGHNAVLLFKRA, encoded by the coding sequence ATGCGACGCGTGGTGGTCACCGGCCTCGGGGCCCTCACCCCCATCGGGGTGGGGCAGGAGGCTTTCCACAAGGCCCAACTGGAAGGCAGGAGTGGGGTCCGCCCCATCACCCGGTTTGACGCCTCGGCGCTTCCCGTGCGCATCGCCGCCGAGGTGGACGTGGACCCCGAGGCCTTCTTGGACAAGAAGGAGATCAAGCGCCTGGACCGCTTCGCCCAGTACGCCCTCATCGCCGCCGAACTGGCCCTCAAGGATGCCGGGCTGGAACCGGGTGCCCTGGACCCCGAGCGGGTGGGCACCCTGGTGGGCACCGGCATCGGGGGCATGGAAACCTGGGAGGCGCAGAGCAAGGTCTTCCTGGAAAGGGGCCCTAACCGCCTCAGCCCCTTCTTCATCCCCATGATGATCGCCAACATGGCCTCGGCCCACATCGCCATGCGCTACGGCTTCATGGGGCCCTCCACCACCGCCGTCACCGCCTGCGCCACGGGCTCGGACGCCATCGGCCAAGCCTTCCGCATGATCCAGTGGGGAGAGGCGGACGTGGTCCTGGCCGGGGGCACGGAGGCCGCCATCACCCCCATGGCCATCGGGGCTTTCGCCGTGATGCGGGCCCTTTCCACCCGGAACGAGGAGCCCCATAAGGCGAGCCGCCCCTTCACCCTAAGCCGGGACGGGTTCGTCATGGGGGAGGGGGCGGGGGTGTTGGTCCTCGAGGCCTACGAGCACGCCCTGAAGCGGGGGGCCAGGGTCTACGCCGAGATCGTGGGCTTTGGCCGGAGCGCTGACGCCCACCACATCACCGAGCCCCACCCCGAGGGGAAAGGGGCTGCCTTGGCCATGCGCCGGGCCCTGGAGGACGCCCAGGTGCCCCCCGAGGCCGTGGGCTACATCAACGCCCACGGCACCTCCACCCCCGTGGGGGACCGGGCGGAGGTCCTGGCCATCAAGCAGGTCTTCGGGGAGCACGCCAAGCGGCTCATGGTTTCCAGCACCAAGAGCATGATCGGCCACCTCCTGGGGGCGGCGGGGGCGGTGGAGGCCATCGCCACGGTGCAGGCCCTCTACCACGGGGTCATCCCCCCCACCATCAACCTGGAGGACCCCGACCCCGAGCTGGACCTGGACTTCGTCCCCGAGCCCCGGGAGGCCAAGGTGGACTACGCCCTTTCCAACTCCTTCGCCTTTGGCGGCCACAACGCCGTCCTCCTCTTCAAGCGGGCCTAG
- a CDS encoding deoxyguanosinetriphosphate triphosphohydrolase: MLFPRETLLELEANRLAPYAQKAKDTQGRLHPEPESPFRTPYQKDRDRILHTTAFRRLEYKTQVLPGWAGDYYRTRLTHTLEVAQVSRSIARALGLNEDLTEAIALSHDLGHPPFGHTGEKVLHELMKDHGGFEHNAHALRILTHLEVRYPGFRGLNLTYEVLEGIATHEAAYVPGFKEVYPGQGTLEAQVVDLSDAIAYAAHDLDDGLRAGLLRPEELLEVPLLKALAQEEGLDLLRLPELERRVLVRQLLGYFITAAIEATHARLEAAKVQSAEAVRRHPSRLAALTEEAERGLKELKAFLLERFYRHPEVLRERLKAETALEGLFRAYTRYPETLPREVQGRILEEGLERAVCDYIAGMTDRYALEAYRRLFP; encoded by the coding sequence ATGCTTTTCCCTAGGGAAACCCTTCTGGAACTGGAGGCGAACCGCCTCGCCCCTTACGCGCAAAAGGCCAAGGACACCCAGGGGCGCCTCCACCCCGAGCCCGAGTCCCCTTTCCGCACCCCCTACCAGAAGGACCGGGACCGCATCCTTCACACCACCGCCTTCCGCCGCCTGGAGTACAAGACCCAGGTGCTTCCGGGCTGGGCGGGGGACTACTACCGCACCCGCCTCACGCATACCCTGGAGGTGGCCCAGGTATCCCGCTCCATCGCCCGGGCCCTCGGCCTCAACGAGGACCTCACCGAGGCCATCGCCCTCTCCCACGACCTGGGCCACCCCCCCTTCGGCCACACGGGGGAGAAGGTCCTGCACGAGCTCATGAAGGACCACGGGGGGTTTGAGCACAACGCCCATGCCCTGCGCATCCTCACCCACCTGGAGGTGCGCTACCCGGGCTTCCGCGGCCTCAACCTCACCTACGAGGTCCTGGAGGGCATCGCCACCCACGAGGCCGCCTACGTCCCCGGCTTCAAGGAGGTGTACCCGGGGCAGGGGACCCTCGAGGCCCAGGTGGTGGACCTCTCCGACGCCATCGCCTACGCCGCCCACGACCTGGACGACGGGCTCAGGGCGGGGCTTTTGCGCCCGGAGGAGCTATTGGAAGTCCCCCTCCTCAAGGCCCTAGCCCAGGAGGAAGGGCTGGACCTCCTGAGGCTTCCCGAGTTGGAAAGGCGGGTTTTGGTGCGGCAACTCCTGGGCTACTTCATCACCGCCGCCATTGAGGCCACCCACGCCCGCCTGGAGGCGGCGAAGGTGCAAAGCGCCGAGGCGGTGCGCCGCCACCCAAGCCGCCTCGCCGCCCTCACGGAGGAGGCGGAACGGGGGCTTAAGGAGCTCAAGGCGTTTTTGCTGGAACGCTTCTACCGCCACCCCGAGGTGCTCCGGGAGAGGCTCAAGGCGGAAACCGCCCTGGAAGGGCTTTTCCGCGCCTACACCCGCTACCCGGAAACCCTGCCCAGGGAGGTACAGGGGCGCATCCTCGAGGAGGGCCTGGAGCGGGCGGTGTGCGACTACATCGCCGGCATGACGGACCGCTACGCCCTGGAGGCTTACCGCCGCCTTTTCCCCTAA
- the lysN gene encoding 2-aminoadipate transaminase, with protein sequence MKTLDWNTLFGERASRIQASTIRELLKLTQRPGVISFAGGLPAPELFPKDLAAEKAAAILRDKGEVALQYGPTEGYFPLRTWVAEWLGVSPEEVLITTGSQQALDLLGKVFLDEGSPLLLEAPSYMGAIQAFRPYGPRFRTVPAGEEGPDLEALEEALREERPRFLYLIPSFQNPSGGLMPLPARKRLLEMVMERGLVVVEDDAYRELYFGESRLPSLFELAREAGYPGVIYLSSFSKILAPGLRVAFVAAHPEAILKLTQAKQGADLHTPVLNQMLVHALVQEGFPERLALIRRTYREKAEAMLAALDREMPEGVRYTRPKGGMFVWMTLPQGLSAERLFQRAIEESVAFVPGGPFFANGGGENTLRLSYATMDRARIEEGVRRLGRALKGLLALV encoded by the coding sequence GTGAAAACCCTAGACTGGAATACCCTTTTTGGCGAAAGGGCGAGCCGTATCCAAGCCTCCACCATCCGGGAGCTCCTAAAGCTCACCCAGCGCCCTGGAGTCATCAGCTTCGCCGGGGGGCTTCCCGCCCCCGAGCTTTTCCCCAAGGACCTGGCGGCGGAAAAGGCGGCGGCCATCCTCCGGGATAAGGGCGAAGTGGCCCTGCAGTACGGGCCCACGGAGGGCTACTTCCCCCTAAGGACCTGGGTGGCGGAATGGCTCGGGGTAAGCCCGGAGGAAGTCCTCATCACCACGGGAAGCCAGCAGGCCTTGGACCTCCTGGGCAAGGTCTTCCTGGACGAGGGAAGCCCCCTCCTCCTGGAAGCCCCCAGCTACATGGGGGCCATCCAGGCCTTCCGCCCCTATGGCCCCCGCTTCCGCACCGTGCCCGCCGGGGAGGAGGGGCCGGACCTCGAGGCCCTGGAGGAGGCCCTTAGGGAGGAGCGCCCCCGCTTCCTCTACCTCATCCCCTCCTTCCAAAACCCCTCGGGGGGCCTCATGCCCCTTCCCGCCCGCAAGCGCCTCCTGGAGATGGTCATGGAGCGGGGCCTCGTGGTGGTGGAGGACGACGCCTACCGGGAGCTCTACTTTGGCGAAAGCCGGCTTCCAAGCCTCTTTGAGCTCGCCCGGGAGGCGGGCTACCCCGGGGTCATCTACCTGAGTAGCTTCTCCAAAATCCTCGCCCCGGGCCTCAGGGTGGCCTTCGTGGCTGCCCACCCCGAGGCCATCCTGAAGCTCACCCAGGCCAAGCAGGGGGCGGACCTCCACACCCCCGTCCTCAACCAGATGCTGGTCCACGCCTTGGTGCAGGAGGGCTTCCCCGAACGCCTCGCCCTCATCCGCCGAACCTACCGGGAGAAGGCGGAGGCCATGCTCGCCGCCCTGGACCGGGAGATGCCCGAAGGGGTGCGCTACACCCGGCCCAAGGGGGGCATGTTCGTCTGGATGACCCTGCCCCAGGGGCTTTCCGCGGAGCGCCTCTTCCAGCGGGCCATAGAGGAGAGCGTGGCCTTCGTGCCCGGCGGCCCCTTCTTCGCCAACGGGGGCGGGGAGAACACCCTAAGGCTTTCCTACGCCACCATGGACCGGGCCCGGATAGAAGAGGGCGTGCGCCGCCTGGGGAGGGCGCTGAAGGGCCTACTCGCCCTCGTCTAG
- a CDS encoding DNA-methyltransferase, protein MNGSQALPAAEVEAPKGQHALYVGDAREVLSAFPDASVHLVLTSPPYWTLKRYEDVPGQLGHVEDYEAFLDELDRVWREVYRLLVPGGRLIVVVGDVAVARKRFGRHLVFPLHADIQVRCRKMGFDNLNPILWHKHTNAALEADRPGFFLGKPYEPGAIIKTEVEYILMQRKPGGYRKPTPEQREASKIPKDLFARWFRQIWDDIPGESTKAHPAPFPLELAERLVRMFSFVGDVVLDPFAGTGTTLIAAARWGRRALGVELVPQYAELAQKRFVREVPGASLQPLEVWGWTS, encoded by the coding sequence ATGAACGGTTCCCAGGCCCTTCCGGCGGCAGAGGTGGAAGCGCCCAAAGGGCAGCACGCCCTCTACGTGGGGGATGCCCGGGAGGTCCTGAGCGCTTTCCCCGACGCCTCCGTGCACCTGGTCCTCACCTCTCCCCCCTACTGGACCCTGAAGCGCTACGAGGACGTGCCCGGCCAGCTCGGCCACGTGGAGGACTACGAGGCTTTCCTGGACGAGCTGGACCGGGTGTGGCGGGAGGTGTACCGCCTGCTGGTGCCCGGGGGGAGGCTCATCGTGGTGGTGGGGGACGTGGCCGTGGCCCGGAAGCGCTTCGGGCGGCACCTGGTCTTCCCCCTCCACGCCGACATCCAGGTGCGGTGCCGGAAGATGGGCTTTGACAACCTGAACCCCATCCTTTGGCACAAGCACACGAACGCCGCCCTCGAGGCGGACCGCCCCGGTTTCTTCTTGGGCAAGCCCTACGAGCCCGGGGCCATCATCAAGACCGAGGTGGAGTACATCCTCATGCAACGGAAGCCCGGGGGCTACCGCAAGCCCACCCCCGAGCAACGGGAGGCTTCCAAAATCCCCAAGGACCTCTTTGCCCGTTGGTTCCGGCAGATCTGGGACGACATCCCGGGGGAGAGCACCAAGGCCCACCCCGCTCCCTTCCCCCTGGAGCTCGCCGAGAGGCTCGTGCGCATGTTTAGCTTCGTGGGGGACGTGGTCCTGGACCCCTTCGCCGGCACCGGCACCACCCTCATCGCCGCCGCCCGGTGGGGGCGGAGGGCCTTGGGGGTGGAGCTTGTGCCCCAGTACGCCGAGCTCGCCCAAAAGCGCTTCGTCCGCGAGGTCCCTGGGGCTTCCCTTCAACCCCTGGAGGTTTGGGGATGGACCAGCTAG
- a CDS encoding RluA family pseudouridine synthase has product MVRFQAEGVRLDQAVAEACGVSRARAQAWIAQGRVRVGNRVVEKPAYRLKGEEVHVDPPEESPMVVPEDLPIPVLYEDEDLLVLNKPPGLLTHPAPGVYTGTVVNALLGRYLEVPEALPPMRPELVRPGIVHRLDKDTSGVLVVAKRPGAVEALSRAFRDRLVMKRYLALTEGHPKEGTLIAPIGRHPVERHKMHVGGVAPRYAETEFRVLATAGPYALVEARPYTGRTHQIRVHLKHLKAPILGDEVYGRRSPHIPRQALHAYELRIPHPRTGRILEFLAPVPSDMAQAWEAVGGVWPEGIRLEGYTEAQ; this is encoded by the coding sequence GTGGTGCGCTTTCAGGCGGAAGGCGTGCGCCTGGACCAGGCGGTGGCCGAGGCTTGCGGCGTGAGCCGGGCCCGCGCCCAGGCCTGGATCGCCCAGGGCCGGGTGCGGGTGGGGAACAGGGTGGTGGAAAAGCCCGCCTACCGCCTCAAGGGAGAAGAAGTCCACGTGGACCCGCCCGAGGAAAGCCCCATGGTGGTCCCGGAAGACCTTCCCATCCCCGTGCTCTACGAGGACGAGGACCTCCTGGTCCTGAACAAGCCCCCAGGCCTCCTCACCCATCCCGCCCCCGGGGTCTACACGGGTACCGTGGTGAACGCCCTTTTGGGCCGCTATTTGGAGGTTCCCGAAGCCCTACCGCCCATGCGGCCCGAGCTGGTGCGCCCGGGCATCGTCCACCGCCTGGACAAGGACACGAGCGGCGTTTTGGTGGTGGCCAAGCGCCCGGGGGCGGTGGAGGCCCTTTCCCGGGCCTTCCGCGACCGGCTGGTGATGAAGCGCTACCTGGCCCTCACCGAGGGGCACCCTAAGGAGGGGACCCTCATCGCCCCCATTGGGCGCCACCCGGTGGAGCGGCACAAGATGCACGTGGGAGGCGTGGCCCCTCGGTACGCCGAGACGGAGTTTAGGGTCCTCGCCACCGCAGGGCCCTACGCCCTGGTGGAGGCCAGGCCCTACACGGGCCGCACCCACCAGATCCGGGTGCACCTGAAGCACCTCAAGGCCCCCATCCTGGGGGATGAGGTTTACGGCAGGAGAAGCCCCCATATCCCCCGCCAGGCCCTCCACGCCTACGAGCTCCGGATCCCCCATCCCCGCACCGGGCGCATCCTGGAGTTCCTGGCCCCCGTACCTTCGGACATGGCCCAGGCCTGGGAGGCGGTAGGGGGGGTGTGGCCGGAGGGCATCCGCTTGGAAGGATATACTGAAGCCCAATGA
- the panB gene encoding 3-methyl-2-oxobutanoate hydroxymethyltransferase, whose protein sequence is MRRTVKEFREAKGKRLVYLTAYDYPTARLAEEAGVDAILVGDSLGMVVLGYPSTVPVTLEEMLHHTKAARRGAPNTFLVADLPYLSYATLDRALGAAERLLKEGGADAVKLEGGEEVAEIVRGLTRAGVPVLGHVGLTPQTASQLGGYKLQGKRREEAERILKGALALEEAGAYGVVLEMVPTPLAKEITEKLSIHTVGIGAGPYTDAQVLVFHDVVGLYGEFKPRFVKRYLEAGKLIQEALAQYAKEVREGVFPGPEHSF, encoded by the coding sequence GTGCGGCGCACGGTGAAGGAGTTTCGCGAGGCCAAGGGCAAAAGGCTCGTCTACCTCACCGCCTACGACTACCCCACGGCCCGCCTGGCGGAGGAGGCGGGGGTGGACGCCATCCTGGTGGGGGACTCCTTGGGCATGGTGGTGCTGGGCTACCCCTCCACCGTCCCCGTCACCCTGGAGGAGATGCTCCACCACACCAAGGCGGCCAGGCGGGGAGCCCCCAACACCTTCCTGGTGGCGGACCTGCCCTACCTCTCCTACGCCACCTTGGACCGGGCCCTAGGGGCAGCGGAGCGCCTTCTCAAGGAGGGCGGGGCGGATGCGGTGAAGCTGGAGGGGGGCGAGGAGGTGGCGGAAATCGTGAGGGGCCTCACCCGGGCCGGGGTGCCGGTCCTGGGCCACGTGGGCCTCACCCCCCAGACGGCAAGCCAGCTTGGGGGCTATAAGCTCCAAGGCAAGCGCCGAGAGGAGGCGGAGCGCATCCTAAAGGGCGCCTTGGCCCTGGAGGAGGCAGGGGCTTACGGGGTGGTGCTGGAGATGGTGCCCACCCCTTTGGCCAAGGAGATCACGGAGAAGCTTTCCATCCACACGGTGGGCATCGGGGCTGGGCCCTATACGGACGCCCAGGTCCTGGTCTTTCACGATGTGGTGGGGCTTTACGGGGAGTTCAAGCCCCGCTTCGTGAAGCGCTACCTGGAGGCGGGGAAACTTATCCAAGAAGCCCTGGCCCAGTACGCCAAGGAGGTGCGGGAGGGGGTTTTCCCTGGCCCTGAGCACAGCTTCTAG
- the ruvB gene encoding Holliday junction branch migration DNA helicase RuvB, with protein sequence MEVYPDLALRPKTLDEYIGQERLKRKLRVYLEAAKARGEPLEHLLLFGPPGLGKTTLAHVIAHELGVNLRITSGPAIEKPGDLAAILANSLEEGDILFIDEIHRLSRQAEEHLYPAMEDFKMDIVIGQGPAARTIRLELPRFTLIGATTRPGLITPPLRSRFGIVEHLEYYTLEELALGIKRDARLLGVEITEEAALEIAKRSRGTMRIAKRLFRRVRDFAQVAGEGVITAERAKEALAALGLDELGLEKRDREILEALILRFGGGPVGLATLATAVSEDPGTLEEVHEPYLIQQGLLKRTPRGRVATERAYRHLGYPPPAEPLL encoded by the coding sequence GTGGAGGTTTACCCGGACCTTGCCCTAAGGCCCAAGACCCTGGACGAGTACATCGGCCAGGAGCGGCTCAAGAGGAAGCTCAGGGTCTACCTCGAGGCCGCCAAGGCCCGGGGGGAGCCCCTGGAGCACCTCCTCCTCTTCGGGCCCCCTGGCCTCGGCAAGACCACCCTAGCGCACGTCATCGCCCACGAGCTCGGGGTGAACCTGCGCATCACCTCGGGGCCGGCCATAGAAAAGCCCGGGGACCTGGCCGCCATCCTCGCTAACTCCCTGGAGGAGGGGGACATCCTCTTCATTGACGAGATCCACCGCCTAAGCCGCCAGGCGGAGGAGCACCTCTACCCGGCCATGGAGGACTTCAAGATGGACATCGTCATCGGCCAGGGGCCGGCGGCGAGGACCATCCGCCTGGAGCTTCCCCGCTTCACCTTGATCGGGGCCACCACCCGCCCAGGCCTCATCACCCCGCCCTTAAGAAGCCGCTTCGGCATCGTGGAGCACCTGGAGTACTACACCCTGGAGGAGCTTGCCCTGGGGATCAAACGGGACGCCCGCCTCCTTGGGGTGGAGATCACCGAGGAGGCCGCCTTGGAGATCGCCAAGCGGAGCCGGGGGACCATGCGCATCGCCAAGCGCCTCTTCCGCAGGGTGCGGGACTTCGCCCAGGTGGCGGGGGAAGGGGTCATCACCGCCGAAAGGGCCAAGGAGGCCCTGGCCGCCCTAGGCCTGGACGAGCTCGGCCTGGAGAAGCGGGACCGGGAGATCCTCGAGGCCCTCATCCTCCGCTTCGGCGGCGGCCCCGTGGGCCTCGCCACCCTGGCCACGGCGGTGTCCGAAGACCCCGGGACCCTGGAGGAGGTGCACGAGCCCTACCTCATCCAG